A single window of Polyodon spathula isolate WHYD16114869_AA chromosome 2, ASM1765450v1, whole genome shotgun sequence DNA harbors:
- the LOC121298237 gene encoding LOW QUALITY PROTEIN: capping protein inhibiting regulator of actin dynamics-like (The sequence of the model RefSeq protein was modified relative to this genomic sequence to represent the inferred CDS: deleted 1 base in 1 codon): MDTRAFSHDSIFIPEGPEEDNHSEQVMSQENTTDKVKSLQRQIAHDIKFGQKPMSVSVRNTEDAGGSSEDEELPRNPVKVFAQMEAKSSDSGTQPTDIRKHSPLSEAGIGSGEEKQATPVKSLRPKAATAGTIESINLDAVPLSGSRLDNTAAKHKLSIKPKNQRASKKHQRLTLDQQSLVLPELEETKGKKHTEVKSKQEENKHNQSKEQEIYNEDHGLRGSKEERKRHEEHEKLQESKKQKLQEEQSLMEEQQMLREEVEYELERQRQCEIEGQKAHEAEKQHLCEMEERLHKMEEIKLHEEREEQRQCEGEAQRMHEIEHEIEAQRQCEAEELGLHEIEAQRQCEAEELRLHEIEAQKQHESEERKQSEREEQELYEIEKEKQCKAEKRQHEAEEQKLREMEELRLQELERKKKQEEQIAEEQKKKEEKEKQEELKQLDIEEERKHNIEEKEKNNEAKRQKQEGLKKSLDPQEQERIGEELRWQEMEERQTMPRPFTFKVSSGEKPVIFQKVNLSPVTLLNQQVSPSDTESEPSPKADKGSHFSFLPHTAFLVTGAQLCGTAVNLNQIKDTACKSLLGLAEDKKARDIPPVESVNKTYPEGKPRTRTRSTHESTDNQSSAAILAEWATIRSKILKSAENGKQSEREVRHHGRLSDDYTQKGVTDLHSNLRKTMSANAKFSITPAWQKFTDGAKTNENVNTKSVHEIEKESTRTGALSLDLAASPPLANKTKDSGTKDKVVKSVRIVDSTESCVFAKDLPSFLVPSPPHISNKGRFLSESQSPPENQDVASPLKKVEGTDKKGQNINDKPSPFGIKLRRTNYSLRFHNEQQADHKKKKRYSAGDNFEGVPTPLIPFGHERDIPVFPNKRSPPSTPSIRETTDNSATNVPQNASEPKSTPIKISIPVLCSESEKLPLKSPLYQKPFLAPKPALVTTPSSPLAKMDKCSFGRTVAQRTTKEDLAAEQKKEEMKADASQKSQHDEEETKEKRSFFSSINIPWREKTDRKTELIRREKPSLQSRHSLDSSRITEKGDSPQPLWITLAQQKQKGFREQQSTREERKQAKEAKLVEKQSKNNGGVISPTDNKEPSSNQRLQKPPVKEEEKKPDTILSRFERREQLKKSNTLPNSVTVEISDSTCSTPSVKEVNKRFPNSDSAQVSTEPAWLALAKRKAKAWSDCPQIIK; encoded by the exons ATGGATACTCGTGCTTTTTCACATGACAGTATT TTTATCCCAGAAGGTCCAGAAGAAGACAACCATTCTGAGCAAGTCATGTCCCAAGAAAACACCACTGACAAAGTCAAAAGCCTCCAG AGACAGATAGCCCACGATATAAAATTTGGCCAGAAACCAATGTCAGTCTCTGTGAGAAATACAGAGGATGCTGGAGGGAGTTCTGAGGATGAGGAGCTACCAAGAAACCCTGTTAAGGTCTTTGCACAGATGGAAGCGAAGTCATCAGATTCAGGAACACAG ccTACTGATATTCGCAAACACAGTCCTTTATCCGAAGCAGGAATAGGCAGTGGTGAAGAAAAGCAG gcTACTCCAGTTAAATCTCTGAGGCcaaaagcagcaacagcaggcacAATTGAATCTATTAACCTTGATGCAGTCCCTCTTTCTGGATCCCGTCTGGATAACACTGCCGCTAAACACAAATTATCCATAAAGCCAAAAAACCAGAGGGCATCCAAGAAACACCAGAGACTAACACTG gaCCAGCAATCCCTTGTCCTTCCTGAGTTAGAGGAGACAAAAGGTAAAAAACATACAGAAGTAAAAAGTAAGCAGGAAGAAAACAAGCATAACCAATCCAAGGAACAAGAGATATACAATGAAGACCACGGGCTTAGAGGATCAAAAGAGGAGAGAAAAAGACATGAGGAACATGAGAAACTTCAGGAATCCAAGAAACAGAAACTTCAAGAAGAACAGAGTCTGATGGAAGAACAACAAATGCTGCGTGAAGAAGTTGAATATGAATTGGAAAGACAAAGGCAGTGTGAAATTGAGGGACAGAAGGCACATGAAGCAGAAAAACAGCATCTGTGTGAGATGGAAGAAAGGCTGCATAAGATGGAAGAAATAAAGCTACAtgaggagagagaggaacagAGGCAATGTGAAGGTGAAGCACAGAGAATGCATGAAATTGAACATGAAATAGAGGCACAGAGACAATGTGAGGCTGAAGAACTGGGGTTGCATGAAATAGAGGCACAGAGACAATGTGAGGCTGAAGAACTGAGGCTGCATGAAATAGAGGCACAGAAGCAGCATGAGAGTGAAGAAAGAAAGCAAAGTGAAAGGGAAGAACAGGAGCTGTATGAAATAGAGAAAGAGAAACAATGCAAAGCTGAAAAGAGGCAACATGAAGCTGAGGAGCAGAAGCTTAGAGAAATGGAAGAACTCCGACTTCAAGAgcttgaaagaaaaaagaaacaggaagaaCAAATAGCAGAGGaacagaagaagaaagaagaaaaggaaaagcAAGAAGAACTAAAACAATTAGATATTGAAGaggaaagaaaacataatatagaagagaaagagaaaaacaatgaagCAAAGAGACAAAAGCAagagggtttaaaaaaaagccttgatCCTCAAGAACAGGAAAGAATAGGAGAGGAACTTAGGTGGCAAGAAATGGAGGAGAGACAGACCATGCCAAGACCTTTCACATTTAAAGTATCCTCCGGAGAAAAGCCAGTTATATTTCAGAAGGTTAACCTATCGCCTGTGACACTATTAAACCAGCAAGTCAGTCCATCAGATACAGAGTCAGAGCCTTCACCAAAAGCAGACAAAGGTTCTCATTTCTCATTCCTTCCTCACACAGCCTTTTTGGTAACAGGAGCCCAGCTTTGTGGCACAGCGGTGAATTTGAACCAGATTAAGGATACAGCCTGTAAGTCTTTACTTGGTTTAGCTGAAGACAAGAAAGCCAGGGATATACCCCCAGTTGAAAGTGTAAATAAAActtatcctgaaggaaaacctaGAACTAGAACAAGATCCACCCACGAGTCAACAGATAACCAGTCAAGTGCTGCAATATTAGCAGAGTGGGCCACTATCAGGTCCAAGATCCTTAAAAGTGCAGAAAATGGAAAGCAGTCTGAGAGAGAAGTAAGACATCATGGTAGACTTAGTGATGACTACACCCAAAAAGGGGTTACTGATTTACACAGCAACCTTAGAAAAACTATGTCTGCAAATGCAAAGTTCTCTATTACACCTGCATGGCAAAAGTTTACAGATGGCGCCAAAACCAATGAGAACGTGAATACAAAGTCTGTGCATGAAATAGAAAAAGAAAGCACACGAACAGGGGCTTTGTCTCTAGATTTAGCTGCATCTCCTCCCTTAGCTAATAAAACTAAAGACAGTGGAACCAAAGACAAAGTTGTGAAGTCAGTAAGGATAGTGGATAGCACTGAAAGTTGTGTATTTGCCAAAGATCTTCCATCTTTTCTGGTCCCAAGCCCTCCTCACATTTCAAACAAAGGACGTTTCTTGTCTGAATCCCAGAGTCCTCCAGAGAATCAAGATGTAGCCAGTCCTCTGAAAAAAGTCGAAGGAACTGACAAAAAGGGACAGAATATTAATGATAAACCTTCTCCTTTTGGCATCAAGTTGAGAAGGACAAACTACTCTCTTAGGTTTCACAATGAACAGCAGGCagatcacaaaaaaaagaaaagatacagTGCTGGAGACAATTTTGAAGGTGTCCCAACTCCTCTCATCCCATTTGGCCATGAAAGAGACATACCTGTGTTTCCCAATAAACGTAGTCCACCTTCCACACCATCAATCAGAGAAACAACAGACAACAGTGCCACTAATGTTCCACAAAATGCATCAGAACCAAAGTCGACACCAATTAAAATTAGCATTCCAGTATTATGCAGCGAAAGTGAAAAGCTTCCCTTAAAATCCCCGCTTTACCAGAAACCATTTCTTGCCCCCAAGCCAGCCCTTGTTACCACGCCATCTTCTCCCCTTGCTAAAATGGACAAATGCAGTTTTGGTAGGACTGTAGCTCAGAGGACTACAAAAGAGGATTTAGCTGCAGAACAGAAAAAGGAAGAAATGAAAGCTGATGCCTCTCAAAAAAGCCAGCATGATGAGGAAGAGACAAAGGAAAAAAGATCGTTCTTCTCATCCATTAACATACCTTGGAGGGAAAAAACAGACAGGAAAACAGAGCTTATCAGGAGAG aaaagcCCAGTCTTCAAAGCAGGCATTCTCTCGATAGCTCTAGAATAACAGAGAAAGGGGACTCGCCGCAGCCCCTGTGGATCACCCTGGCCCAGCAGAAACAGAAGGGCTTCAGAGAGCAGCAGTCCACTCGAGAGGAGAGGAAGCAGGCAAAAGAAGCCAAGCTGGTGGagaaacaatcaaaaaacaat GGCGGGGTTATTAGTCCAACTGATAACAAAGAACCCAGTTCTAATCAAAGATTGCAGAAACCTCCAGTTAAGGAGGAAGAAAAGAAGCCTGACACTATTTTATCTAGATTTGAACGCAGGGAACAACTGAAAAAGTCCAACACACTTCCTAATTCTGTTACAG ttgAAATTTCAGACTCGACTTGCTCGACGCCATCAGTGAAAGAAGTAAACAAGAGATTTCCGAATTCAGATTCAGCTCAAGTGTCAACAGAACCTGCTTGGTTGGCCCTGGCCAAGAGGAAAGCAAAGGCTTGGAGCGATTGTCCCCAGATTATCAAATAG